AGTTTATAGCCTGTTGTATCAGCATACGCCCAAGCTGACCGCCGCCCAATATTCCTAATTTTAAATCGCCGTAAAATGCTTTCATCGTTACCTGCAAAGTAAAGCATTTTAGTTAAGGTGTAAAAGTGCCTGATTAGCTTTAAATGTAGTGTTGTTACATAGTAATTCTTTATGAAAATTATGATAGATAAGTATGCGAATTTTATCTGCTTAAGGCTAAATAATAATACCATCTTAACCGGTTTAGGCGCAAACCTTATACTAATTTGACTGTTGACGCTTCAAACAGCGGTTTTAAAACTCTATATTTGCACCGTTTTTCAAATCAGTTGTTTGAACATTTAAATTGTACTCAATGAAAACAAAAATAGCAGTAGCCAATGGCGACGGTATAGGTCCTGAGATAATGGACGCCGTATTAAAGATTTTTAGCGCGGCCAATGTAGATTTGGAATATGAATTTGTTGAAATGGGCAAATCATATTTTGACGCAGGGCACTCAACCGGCATGACCGAGCAGGCAAAAGCTACTATTGAAAATTTGGGTATATTATTTAAAGGCCCGATGGAAACTCCTAAAGGCAAGGGTGTAAAAAGCATTAACGTTACCGCCCGTAAGGTATGGAACACTTATGCTAACCAACGCGATTTCCGTACGCTTAACGGTGTTGATACCGTATTTTCAAAAGCAGGAATGAACATCAACATCACCATTATCCGCGAGAATATTGAGGATACTTACGGTGGTATTGAGCACATGATCACTAATGATGTTGCGGTTGGCCGCCGTATTATAACCCGCCCGGGTTCGGCACAGGTTATACGCTACGCTTTTGAAATGGCTAAACGCAAAGGTTTGAAAAAACTGGCTTGCGGCCATAAAGCCAACATTATGAAACTTACTGACGGTATATTTTTGGAAACTTTTTATGAGATAGCCAAAGAATATCCGCAGATTGAAGTATCAGACATTATCGTTGATGACCTTTGTATGAAACTGGTTTCTCGTCCGGAATTATTTGAATCCATCGTATTAACCAATTTACAAGGCGATATCGTGTCTGACCTTTGTGCAGGCCTGGTAGGTGGCTTAGGCTTTGCACCGTCTGCAAACATAGGCGATAATATATCAATTTTTGAAGCCGTACATGGTACCGCACCTGATATTGCCGGTAGAGGTATAGCTAACCCAACGGCTTTATTACTTTCAGGTATATCCATGCTGCGTTTCCTGGGTTTAACTGAAAACGCCGCTTCAATTGAAAACTCGTTACTTTACACTTTAGAACAAGGCGTGCATACCGGCGATTTTGGTGACCGCTCAACCCAATCAGTAAATACACAAGGTTTTGCTGATGCCATTATAGCTAACTTAGGCCAGGTGCCAGCCAATGGCAGTGTAGTAGCTCAGCCTAATTTTGAAACACGCAAGCCGGTAACAAGACCAGCGCAAAATAAAGTAACCGATACCAATCCTGATGTTGCTAAAGAAATTCAGGGTGTAGATATTTTTATTGAAACAGCCTTGCAGCCTGCTGAAATTGCAGAGATAGCCAAATCAAAACTGAACGATAAATTCAAGTTGGTAATGATCTCTAACCGTGGTACGCAGGTTTGGCCAACGGGTTCCATATTTACCGAGTTGGTTAACCAATCACGCATCCGTTACGAAAAAACTGATGGTATAACTTTAACCCCGCGTGACGTATTCGCTATCGCCGCTGAATTATCAGATAGCGTGCGGGTATGTTCAACAGAACTGCTTAACATATTTGATGGTAAACCAGGTTACTCGTTAGCACAAGGACAGTAATTTAAATATCATATACTACGATGCCGGCTAATCACCGGCATTTTTTGTTTAAGGAGTATTCCGGATTTTATTACTTTTAAAACCAACATCATTAAGCATGAATACTAATGGTGAGTATAAAAAAATCAACAATATGAAATTCGCAACCAAAGCAATACACGCAGGGCAGGAGCCCGATCCAACCACCGGTGCCATCATGACGCCGATATATCAAACTTCAACGTACTGGCAGGCTTCGCCGGGAGACAATAAAGGCTTTGAGTATTCACGCGGCACAAACCCTACCCGCAAGGCGTTGGAAGATTGTTTAGCAGCGCTGGAGAACGCTAAATACGGCCTTGCATTTTCAAGTGGCATGGGTGCGACAGATGCTGTGATGAAGTTATTGCAGCCAGGCGATGAGGTGATTACTGGCGATGACCTGTATGGTGGCTCATACCGTATCTTTACTAAGATATTCGCTAATTACGGCATAAAATTTCATTTTATCAGCTTTGCCGATCCGGAAAACATACGTAAGTATATTAATGATAACACCAAGCTCATCTGGGTGGAAACACCAACTAACCCCACCATGCAGATTGTGGATATTGAAGCAGTTAGCAAAATAGCCAAAGAAAAAAGCGTTAAGCTGGTGGTTGATAATACCTTCGCTTCGCCATACCTGCAAAACCCTATTGACCTGGGTGCTGATATTGTGATGCATTCAGTAACAAAATACATAGGGGGCCACTCGGATGTGGTAATGGGCGCGCTGATGCTGAATGATGAGGATTTGTACAAAAGGCTATGGTTTATATACAACGCCTGTGGTGCCACACCTGGACCGATGGATAGCTTTTTAGTATTGCGTGGTATAAAAACTTTACACCTGCGTATGAAAGCTCATTGCGAAAACGGCCGTAAAGTAGCTGAGTACTTAAAAGATCATCCGAAGGTTGGTAAAATATACTGGCCTGGCTTTGAGGATGCACCCGGCCACGAAGTAGCCAAAAAGCAGATGCGCGATTTTGGCGGCATGATCTCCATCACCCTTAAAGATGCTACGTTAGATGATACCTTTAAAATCGCATCCTCATTCAAGGTATTCTCTTTGGCCGAATCATTGGGCGGTGTAGAATCATTGATTAATCACCCGGCTACCATGACGCATGGCTCCATACCAAAAGACATACGCGAAAAAGTAGGCGTGGTTGACAGCCTGTTGCGCCTGAGCGTAGGGGTGGAAGATATTGATGATTTACTGGATGATTTAAAACAAGCACTAAACCCCTAACCCCTAAAGGGGAACCCTGATTTATGCTCATAAGCAAGTTTCAAGAACTCCCCCTTCAGGGGGAAGGGGGGCTCAAAGTTTTCCTCGACGCTAAAGTTGCACAATACAACCGTCCTGAATTTATAACACCTGACCCGGTAAGCATACCACATATGTTTACTACAAAGCAGGATATTGAGATCATGGGATTTTGGGCGGCTACGTTGGCCTGGGGGCAAAGGGGAACCATCATTAAAAAATGTAAGGAGTTGATCAGCCTGATGGATGGCGCGCCCTATGATTTCATTATAAACCATGAGGAACCCGACCTGAAAAAACTGCTCAACTTTAAGCACCGCACATTTAATGACATTGATACGCTGTATTTTATAGCTTTCTTCAGGCAGCATTATGAGCGGTTTGATTCATTAGAAGATGCTTTTATGCCCTCGGGTTCGGTTGATTGGAATGCGGAGATGGCTTTAAATTATTTCAGGTCATACTTTTTTTCGCTGCCTGATTATCCGCATCGTACAAAGAAACATGTATCGTCGCCCTCACAAAAATCAACCTGTAAGCGGTTGAATATGTTTTTGCGTTGGATGGTAAGGAAGGATAGCTGTGGGGTTGACTTTGGCATCTGGAATCGCATAAAGCCTGCTGATTTGATTTGTCCCTGCGACTTGCACGTGAATAGGGTAGCCCGCAAATTGTTGTTGATAACCAGAAAGCAAACGGATTGGCAAACCGCCGTTGAACTCACCAATAAATTAAAGGAATTTGATGCCGATGATCCCGTTAAGTACGATTTCGCGCTGTTTGGTTTAGGTATCGAGGAAAAATTTTAACAGACAATTTTGTTAACATGTAAGTACCTGTAGTGCTGAAAGGTAAATCAGTAAAACGGAAATGTGGAGAACTTATTACATCCTCAGTTGCGAAATTTATCCTTAATGCGCATATTTACAACGAAATACCAATCGCAAACCTAATAGAAAGGCACATCATTCAATGTGTCTTTTATTTTGAACATTAGCTAAATCGATCTAAGTATATAAATTCGTAATAAATAAAAAATGCCCGTAATTTTTACGGGCATTTTTTTTCGGTGTGTTCTCTTTGGTGATTATTCCCAGCCTGAACCTTTTTTAGCTGCACCATTTTTAATGTGCTCTTCAGCTTTAGCCTTACCAAGTATGGCGGCAAGTTTATTACCGTCTTTATCTTTACCGGTTGCAATGTAGCGACCAGCTTTTACGTCGATTACCGGATCAATGATTGGAACGTTTTTGGTTTTGGTTTTTACTGAATAGGCGGTGATTGCGCCTTCGCTTTTTGTTGCCATAACTAGATTTTAATTTGTTTCTACTAAGTAAATGTTGATTTTACATTATTTGTTTGAAACAAACATAAACCTTTGCATTAAACAAAAGAATAGCAACAAGCATTTTTTGAACGTTTTTTATGCACAAAATCATGTTTTTAACATTTTTCTCGCGGATGTTTCTGTAAAAGCAAGTAACAAAAAAGCGATACAGTGATTTACTGTACCGCTTTTCCATATAGCGCATAGATTGCGCTGCTCATATTATATTATTTCTGAGGTGACATACCGCCGCCGGTTGTACCAGTTCCCATACCTGTCCCGCTACCTGTTGGTGAAGTGGTTGGGCTTGTAGTCGGCGTAGTCGGACTAGTTGTTGGCGCCGTTGGACTCGTAGTCGGTGGCGTAGTCGGACTAGTAGTTGTTGGTGGTACCGTCGGGCTCGCTGGACTAGTTGGCGCCGGTGTTGTGTTAGGCGTTGTTGTAGGCGCCGTTGGATTAGCCGGATTTACCGGGTTGGTATTCGGGCTTGTCGGGCTCGGATTAGCCGGGTTTACTGGTGTTGTACCAGGCGTGGTTGAGCCTGGCCTAACCTGTTTAGTGGTACCTTTCTTAGTTGCAGGAACAGTGTCTTGCTGCATGCCATCAATTTGATGATAGGCTATAGGTGTACGGTTAGTATTGTTATTCTGATCTGTGGTAACTTTTGCATAGCCAAACGCACATGTTGCGCTTACTGCCAATGCTATTAAACTTACTCGTTTCATAATTTTTTTCTTTTAAGTTATTTGTATTAACCTATGCTATAACTATGCCAAAAATGCCTGGTCATGAAAATTAAATCAGTTATTTGAACTCAACAATTAGCATGCTGGATTGTATCAAAGTACATAATCACTATTACCATGAAATTTAAATATCTTCCAATTTTAGCAATTACAGCGGCCTTCGCAGCCTGCAACTCAAACCCAAACACAAAAACTGCTGATAGTATAGCGGCAGATAGCGCGAACAATGATACCACAGCGCAAGCGGCTGCGCCCGGCCATATATGTTTTTTAAATACTGAAGGAACCCAAAAGCAGGATAGTACTAAAGTACATTTGATGATAGACGGCAATAAAGTTACCGGCGATATGCAATGGCTGCCGAAAGAAAAGGATGCGCGCAAGGGCACACTGGAAGGGACTCAGGACGGTAACATCATCAAAGCGGTATGGACATTTATGCAGGAAGGAATGAAGGATACTATGGCGGTAGAATTCAGTTTTCCGGGTGATAAACTTTTACAGAAACCGTTTAAGGTGAATGCTAAAGATGGCCGCCAGGTTACAGATGCCAAGGCAGATTATACAGTAGTATATGATAAGGTTGACTGTAAATAATCCGTCGGCTAAAGGCTTTACACTACAATAACAAAACTGACGGCAACTGTATGTTAATTTGAATACGCATTGCAAAAAGCAATGCATAAACATTTACAAACATGGATTTACAGTTAAAAGGAAAAACTGCTTTGGTTAGCGGTTCTACTCAAGGCATTGGATATGCCATAGCAAAACGACTACTTACAGAAGGGGCCAGGGTTATTATTAATGGCCGCAATCAGCAAAAACTTGATGATGCTGTAGCGAAGTTAAAACAAGAAGTGCCCGGCGCTGATGTAAGCGGCGTAGCTGCGGACTTTGCGAGCGCAAACGATGTGGATGCATTACTTGCAGCTGTTGACGAAGTAGATATACTGGTTAACAACGCGGGTATATTCGAGCCGAAACCATTTGAGCAAATTAGCGATGAGGAATGGCTGCGCTTTTTTGAAGTTAACGTATTAAGCGGTGTCAGGCTGTCAAGGCATTACTTCCCAAAGATGCTTAAAAAGGACTGGGGGCGCGTAATATTTATTTCCAGCGAATCAGGCATAAACGTGGCCGAGGAAATGATACACTACAGCACAACGAAAACCGCCCAGCTAACCATTAGCCGCGGCCTTGCCGAGCTAACTAAGGGAACTAATGTTACCGTAAACGCGGTACTGCCCGGGCCGACACGTTCAGAAGGGGTAAATGAGTTTGTTAGTCAATTAGCCCAAGGCCAAGGAGTTACGCTTGAAGACGCTGAACGCGATTTCTTCAAAACGGCACGCCCAACATCATTGATACAGCGCTTTGCCAGTGTTGATGAAATTGCAAACCTGGTAGCTTACGTGGCAAGCCCGTTATCAGCCGCTACCAACGGCAGCGCTTTACGTGCTGATGGGGGCGTAGCGAAACTTATTATCTAAATAAAACTAAGTATTAAATAAAAACGCCGCTTTAATTAAGCGGCGTTTTTATTTAGCGGTATTTACAGAGGTAAGAAACCTGTGTGTCGGCTTTAACTTTGAAATTTTGATTGGCTTCAATTTCAAACGATTCGCCGTTTGTATATGCCTGCCACGTTGATTCACCACCCGGTAGCAGGGCATGCAACGTGCCTTCAATTACCTTCATGGTTTCGTGCTGTGATGTGCCAAATTCATACTCACCCGGCTCAATAACACCTATAGTTGATTTACCTTCGGCAGAAGTATAGGCAAGCGATTTAACAGCGCCTTCAAAATATTCATTTACGTTTATCATAATTTATCTATATAAATGGGTTTCAATATGTAAATTAAAATAATACGCCGCAACAAGTGTTAAAAATATGGGGCAGTGCGCGCTTTTTTTACTTGAGCTTATCTTTAAAAATTTTCTCGAGTTTATCCATCTTTGGCTTAATAACTATACGGCAATATGGTTGTGAGCCATTCAGCTTATAATAGTTTTGATGATAATCCTCGGCTTTATAAAAGTTTTTCAGTGGTGCAATCTGGGTTACTACCGGCTTGCCAAAGGCATTTTGCGCGTTTAACTCATTTTTATATTTTTCGGCTAATGCTTTTTGGTCAGCGTTGCTGTAAAATATCACCGAACGGTATTGTGTGCCTACGTCAGCACCCTGGCGGTTAAGTGTAGTTGCATCATGCATTTTCCAGAACACTTCCAGCAGGTCTTTATAGCTGATCACGGCCGGATCATAAGTAACTTGAATTACTTCGGCATGGCCGGTTTGGCCGCTGCTCACGTCTTCATAGGTAGGATTAGACACCGTACCGCCCGAATAACCGGACTCCACTTTTTTAACACCCTTTAATTGCTGAAATATTGCCTCGGTACACCAAAAGCAACCCATACCAAATGTAGCTTTTTCGGTTTTAGCTTTCGATTGTGCATTTACATTTATGGCGGCAATCAGTAAGGCGATCACCATTATCCAAATCTTTCTCATCATGATTGTTATTTAAATGATGTACGGAGCTGCGGGCAATATAGTTTATAAACCGTTCAGTTTTACAAATTGCCGACATTACCGTACATTAAGCTGGGCTATTTGCTGTTTATACTTAACAGGCAATAAAAGGTTTTTTGCCAGCGCCGCCAGGTTTACATACTTCAGTTTTTTATAGACGAATAGCACCGGTTTAATCCAAAGCGCGTTATTTAAACCAAGGTGCTGCTTTACTACTGTTGGGACTAATATAGATTGTACGCCCAGCATAATATGATAGCGCAACCAGCCCAAATGTTTTTTATACTGTTTATACAGGTCAATGCTGAATTCGCTTTTTATGAGGTTTTGCTCCAGGTGCTCTTGCCGGGCAATCAACCAATCAGTATGTGATGCTGGTAGCTGCTTAAGGCTCATTTGCATACCCATACGGTAAAACACATCAAAAACTTCCTGTTTTTCCCTGGGAGTGAGCTTGCGTTCCAATAATTCAAACGAGCGGATAGAATAATCTATCAACATAAACAAGACATCGCGGTAAGCCCAATCAGGTATTTGCGAGCCGCGGCTTTTCTCAACGCCCTGGTGTATGGCGGTTATTCTGTTAATAGCCTGAAGCGCTACATCCTCATCAGCAAATATGATCGAACGTGAATAAGCTACTGTTGAAAAGAGACGGTCTAAAGGATCAGCAGGTAACTTACCTGTGTAATATAACCAGTCTACCGCTTTGTTAAGCGAGAATTCTGATGCGGCACCGGCAAATATAAAAAGTACCGTATCTGCATTTCCCCAAATTTGTCGCACTATTGAATCTTTAGCTACGAAAGTTCTCATATAATGCTGGCTTTAAATGTGTTGCCTCTTTGCTTTTCAATGATGATAACGATGATGGCGCCGAGCGTATACGCCAGCATATCCACCCATGAAAAAGCATACCCCATTACAGTTACGGCTAATTTCGAATGTTGCAGGCCGAGCCGCGCGGCTAAGTTCATGTACTGACTAAACTCAACCAGGTAAGCAAAAGTCAGGGATCCAAAGGCAGCACGAACAGGGCTGATATGGAAGAAGGTCTTCACAAAACAATACACCATAATTACAACCAGCAGATCGCCAAAATAGGGGCGGATGATGGAATCGTTAACGTAAAGCGCAATCAGGCACTCAACCAGAAAGAGTGTTATAAAGAGAATGAAATAAAATTTAATGAATTTCATATTTAAAAAGTACTTTTAAATACAAAGTAAATGTTTATCATTATAAAATGCAAGCATTTGCAGACAGTTCTGTTAAAAATATTTTTGATAATTTTTAGGCAGTGACTTAATCGGTTTAATATATATGTCTTTATAATAGACCTCAGCCGCCTCGCTCTGAATTTGCAACCGCCCGCCAGTAAGTGGTTTGTAGGTGTCGCCATCTTTGTATGATGAGCCGCTCAGCGCCATAACAACATGGCCATTTAATATGTGCAGGCTTTTGTCGCCAAAGCATATTAGCTCAAGAGTATTCCAATCATTATTTGGCTTTTCGTAATTATGGCTTTGCTGTACAAAATTATTGCCTGCACCCATAAATGTTTTTACACCTGCCGGGTCGTATACCATGGTGTCTTTTTTAGCCGGTGTTTTTTTAGTTTTAATGTAACCCGCTGATGAAGCAATGCACCAGTAATCGCCGCAGCCGCCTTCCATTACCTGCATTTCCTGGCCAAGCATCCATGATCGCCAGTAGTCTACACCCGCTTCTCCGTTGGAGTGATAAATAACACCCGAATCTTTGGGCTCGTTTAACCGCGGAACCCACTTTTTATCTCCCCACTTTACCTTCAGTTTTAAACGATAATTTTTGAAGGACTGCCTGGTGTACAAGCACCCGTAAACCTCGCCGCTAACATGTAATATCGGTTGCGTGCTATTTTTTACAAGGGTGAATACGCCGGTCTTATCATTATTATAGCCGATAGGTTTTACAGGTTTACCGTTTTTGTCAACCGGCATTGCGCCCTTGTAGCCATCCTTATGCCGATAGCTTAAGTAAGTTTCCCATTTGCTTAACTTGTTATCAAGCAACGGCGTCCATCCGTAGTTATTGGTAAACGAAGTGAAAAAGATGATGAGAGCGGGAGTAAGCAGGTAGTAAATGCGTTTCATTTAAGGTTTTAATTTATCGCTGTTAAATTACCGCCTTGCAGCATTATTATTTTACCAAAACATGGTGTTATATTAACAAGATGGATTGGATGAACTTTATGTTTGCGCCGCGGTTCAAGCACAAACCGCGGGCAATACATAAAGCTTATAGGTAGATGTGAGAAAACTGCTAATGTGATGGGTATTAGGTATTACCACGTTGTAAAATTAATCACACGGCTGTGTTTTGCCGTGAGTTGTATAACCCATAATGGGTACACTTTAAACGCAACTAAAAAGGGTGAAAACACCCATTACATATAGTTTTGCGGTTAATCGTGCAGATTGTTAATAAAAACCATTTTTCAACAAACCCAATAAAGTCGGGTTAAGAGGCTAACTTTATCAGGTTAAAAACCGAGGTAACAGATTTGGCAAAAGCAACTACAAAAGAAACCCCTTTAATGCAGCAGTACAACGCCATAAAGGCGAAGTACCCGGGCGCGCTATTGCTGTTCCGTGTGGGCGATTTTTATGAAACGTTTGGTGAAGACGCAGTTAAGGCAGCCGGTATTTTAGGTATAGTGCTTACCAAACGTGCAAACGGTGCCGCCACACATATCGAGTTGGCCGGTTTTCCGCACCATTCGTTGGAAACCTATTTGCCAAAGCTGGTAAGGGCAGGTCAGCGTGTAGCGATATGCGATCAGTTGGAAGACCCCAAAACTACCAAAACTATTGTTAAACGCGGCGTTACCGAACTGGTTACACCCGGTGTGGCCGTTAGTGATAACATCCTTCAGCAAAAGAGCAACAACTATCTCGCCTCTTTGTATTTTGAAAAGAATAGCATCGGCATCGCGCTGATTGATATTTCTACAGGTGAGTTTTTAACGGCGCAAGGCAACAGCGGCTATATTGATAAGCTGCTGCAAAGTTTTTCACCAAGCGAGGTAATTTATCCTAAGAGCCGCCAGCATGATTTTAAGGACACTTATGGCGACCGTTTTTATACTTATTCGCTTGATGAGTGGCCATACAGCGGCGACTATGCTTACGAGACGCTGCTTAAACATTTTGGCGTACAATCGCTTAAAGGGTTTGGCATAGATAAACTGAACCTGGGTATAATAGCTGCCGGCGTGGCGCTGCATTATCTTAATGAAACTGAGCATCGTAATCTGCAGCATATATCAGCCATCAGCCGGATAG
This Mucilaginibacter defluvii DNA region includes the following protein-coding sequences:
- a CDS encoding NADP-dependent isocitrate dehydrogenase produces the protein MKTKIAVANGDGIGPEIMDAVLKIFSAANVDLEYEFVEMGKSYFDAGHSTGMTEQAKATIENLGILFKGPMETPKGKGVKSINVTARKVWNTYANQRDFRTLNGVDTVFSKAGMNINITIIRENIEDTYGGIEHMITNDVAVGRRIITRPGSAQVIRYAFEMAKRKGLKKLACGHKANIMKLTDGIFLETFYEIAKEYPQIEVSDIIVDDLCMKLVSRPELFESIVLTNLQGDIVSDLCAGLVGGLGFAPSANIGDNISIFEAVHGTAPDIAGRGIANPTALLLSGISMLRFLGLTENAASIENSLLYTLEQGVHTGDFGDRSTQSVNTQGFADAIIANLGQVPANGSVVAQPNFETRKPVTRPAQNKVTDTNPDVAKEIQGVDIFIETALQPAEIAEIAKSKLNDKFKLVMISNRGTQVWPTGSIFTELVNQSRIRYEKTDGITLTPRDVFAIAAELSDSVRVCSTELLNIFDGKPGYSLAQGQ
- a CDS encoding cystathionine gamma-synthase, which gives rise to MNTNGEYKKINNMKFATKAIHAGQEPDPTTGAIMTPIYQTSTYWQASPGDNKGFEYSRGTNPTRKALEDCLAALENAKYGLAFSSGMGATDAVMKLLQPGDEVITGDDLYGGSYRIFTKIFANYGIKFHFISFADPENIRKYINDNTKLIWVETPTNPTMQIVDIEAVSKIAKEKSVKLVVDNTFASPYLQNPIDLGADIVMHSVTKYIGGHSDVVMGALMLNDEDLYKRLWFIYNACGATPGPMDSFLVLRGIKTLHLRMKAHCENGRKVAEYLKDHPKVGKIYWPGFEDAPGHEVAKKQMRDFGGMISITLKDATLDDTFKIASSFKVFSLAESLGGVESLINHPATMTHGSIPKDIREKVGVVDSLLRLSVGVEDIDDLLDDLKQALNP
- a CDS encoding TIGR02757 family protein codes for the protein MLISKFQELPLQGEGGLKVFLDAKVAQYNRPEFITPDPVSIPHMFTTKQDIEIMGFWAATLAWGQRGTIIKKCKELISLMDGAPYDFIINHEEPDLKKLLNFKHRTFNDIDTLYFIAFFRQHYERFDSLEDAFMPSGSVDWNAEMALNYFRSYFFSLPDYPHRTKKHVSSPSQKSTCKRLNMFLRWMVRKDSCGVDFGIWNRIKPADLICPCDLHVNRVARKLLLITRKQTDWQTAVELTNKLKEFDADDPVKYDFALFGLGIEEKF
- a CDS encoding SDR family oxidoreductase — translated: MDLQLKGKTALVSGSTQGIGYAIAKRLLTEGARVIINGRNQQKLDDAVAKLKQEVPGADVSGVAADFASANDVDALLAAVDEVDILVNNAGIFEPKPFEQISDEEWLRFFEVNVLSGVRLSRHYFPKMLKKDWGRVIFISSESGINVAEEMIHYSTTKTAQLTISRGLAELTKGTNVTVNAVLPGPTRSEGVNEFVSQLAQGQGVTLEDAERDFFKTARPTSLIQRFASVDEIANLVAYVASPLSAATNGSALRADGGVAKLII
- a CDS encoding pyrimidine/purine nucleoside phosphorylase; protein product: MINVNEYFEGAVKSLAYTSAEGKSTIGVIEPGEYEFGTSQHETMKVIEGTLHALLPGGESTWQAYTNGESFEIEANQNFKVKADTQVSYLCKYR
- the msrA gene encoding peptide-methionine (S)-S-oxide reductase MsrA, whose protein sequence is MMRKIWIMVIALLIAAINVNAQSKAKTEKATFGMGCFWCTEAIFQQLKGVKKVESGYSGGTVSNPTYEDVSSGQTGHAEVIQVTYDPAVISYKDLLEVFWKMHDATTLNRQGADVGTQYRSVIFYSNADQKALAEKYKNELNAQNAFGKPVVTQIAPLKNFYKAEDYHQNYYKLNGSQPYCRIVIKPKMDKLEKIFKDKLK
- a CDS encoding oxygenase MpaB family protein; the encoded protein is MRTFVAKDSIVRQIWGNADTVLFIFAGAASEFSLNKAVDWLYYTGKLPADPLDRLFSTVAYSRSIIFADEDVALQAINRITAIHQGVEKSRGSQIPDWAYRDVLFMLIDYSIRSFELLERKLTPREKQEVFDVFYRMGMQMSLKQLPASHTDWLIARQEHLEQNLIKSEFSIDLYKQYKKHLGWLRYHIMLGVQSILVPTVVKQHLGLNNALWIKPVLFVYKKLKYVNLAALAKNLLLPVKYKQQIAQLNVR
- a CDS encoding DUF2809 domain-containing protein, which translates into the protein MKFIKFYFILFITLFLVECLIALYVNDSIIRPYFGDLLVVIMVYCFVKTFFHISPVRAAFGSLTFAYLVEFSQYMNLAARLGLQHSKLAVTVMGYAFSWVDMLAYTLGAIIVIIIEKQRGNTFKASII
- a CDS encoding DUF1080 domain-containing protein gives rise to the protein MKRIYYLLTPALIIFFTSFTNNYGWTPLLDNKLSKWETYLSYRHKDGYKGAMPVDKNGKPVKPIGYNNDKTGVFTLVKNSTQPILHVSGEVYGCLYTRQSFKNYRLKLKVKWGDKKWVPRLNEPKDSGVIYHSNGEAGVDYWRSWMLGQEMQVMEGGCGDYWCIASSAGYIKTKKTPAKKDTMVYDPAGVKTFMGAGNNFVQQSHNYEKPNNDWNTLELICFGDKSLHILNGHVVMALSGSSYKDGDTYKPLTGGRLQIQSEAAEVYYKDIYIKPIKSLPKNYQKYF